In Pyricularia oryzae 70-15 chromosome 2, whole genome shotgun sequence, one genomic interval encodes:
- a CDS encoding CAMK/CAMKL/KIN4 protein kinase, with protein MSSAVLHAAPQNSTAAAAALNTPTGIPGSPSSRHHYQPSQHSSPSREGYHANLQQPSSNVATQRSSRRPSSHDHQNQHQPQEHSPPIASQSNSPMSSRAAIASPVAVAPAGAPEYYQPTSSDRRRHHAPIAPPRTSSSHQTSAPVNGAQTSRRPVSASHQPQNSSSRRAPDHHGSSADQQTDQSSSSRRRDRHHAPATGDYPPQRQGSTRDPRTATTTTMPIRTNTGGSATASSSKQPSREASEILNSMLVSQPEVDIEREKERLALAQPTSSAHDASEVASPPVVPTQRSRQDHSSKREKHTKFGEYILGNTIGEGEFGKVKLGWKSEGGVQVAIKLIKKDALGSNPNRMQKIMREVSILKQLTHPNIVRLHKMEESERHFGIILEYASGGELFDYILNNRYLKDNAARRLFAQLVSGVGYLHKKGIVHRDLKLENLLLDRNRNIIITDFGFANTFDPALELTEEEEAGLSNREFVKRLGLDKIGANGSRKGDLMQTSCGSPCYAAPELVVSDSLYTGRKVDVWSCGVILYAMLAGYLPFDDDPANPEGDNINLLYKYIVSTPLTFPEYVTPHAKDLLRRILVPDPRRRADLFEVARHSWLSEYAHVVEFITSSTTTHTEIQNTTVPAEDSENPNLARSASVREASRRTPVSPTIGGLASKQGGIDQETEYAARQQKDNKRRTVQVEYVAPTTQTQRGEPAQQQATSGKTRARSGSEGPVEVDPRLSSDKPLPRDPPVSKESYSKPSVRGDPRKPPSSHRNQPSISRPPQSGRVPSDSYVTTMAPGSRPGTSGSMNTAGARPVAGASRSSYGQPLPPTVAGTNVHGRIQQPTDQQSEFGRPSAGGVPSKFAHVPGVAGHDQPDSREGSAKGHRRSNTLGEITGKMFGRSGSIFGNKNRKSSKVDQPQTPTEAKNRDSRKYPPVSMSAAPNPNGEYEPRKSVDSKRSRRSFSFGLGPRKKSGSIHNGSQTSVDKQNKRFSFIPGSISLKAIGIGKETPPGSTQGGGNDSQVDLGYQQEHLREPYRPDSQQQHQRQQSHYVDQRVNEQDLEAAGMDGMYAQLHSPSAPTFSTQQPHQQQQQQHYPAHYTSGQYGDRQMATAVPGYMQSGAHLQTSESESSVNMLSPEQQQFQAHGLRSVSVDHHQKLMEAQGGLGPAGRTGSSVGADGRQARVLQKNKRFVDAYDTDHSGGADHAGSSGAARRVMDFFRRRGKARGGDDR; from the exons ATGTCTTCGGCTGTCCTGCATGCCGCACCGCAAAACTCGAcagctgccgccgctgccctgAACACGCCGACTGGCATTCCGGGCTCGCCCTCGAGCCGTCACCACTACCAGCCCTCGCAGCACTCGTCGCCTTCACGCGAAGGCTATCATGCGAACTTGCAGCAGCCTTCCTCCAACGTTGCCACCCAACGCTCCTCTCGCCGCCCAAGCTCTCACGACCACCAGAACCAACATCAGCCGCAAGAACACAGCCCACCAATTGCGTCACAGTCAAACTCTCCAATGAGTTCGAGAGCCGCAATTGCGTCCCCGGTGGCAGTCGCCCCGGCTGGCGCCCCCGAATACTACCAGCCTACCTCTTCTGACCGGAGGAGACACCACGCGCCAATTGCACCCCCAAGGACCTCGTCTAGTCACCAGACTTCGGCTCCCGTGAACGGTGCCCAGACATCGCGCCGGCCGGTCTCCGCCAGTCATCAACCACAAAACTCGTCATCACGACGCGCACCAGACCACCACGGCAGCAGTGCGGACCAGCAGACCGACCAATCGTCGAGTTCGCGTAGGAGGGATCGCCACCACGCGCCAGCGACCGGTGACTACCCTCCGCAGCGTCAGGGTAGCACACGCGACCCTCGGACAGCGACGACAACGACAATGCCGATCCGAACAAACACGGGTGGGTCGGCCACTGCTTCGTCGTCGAAACAACCGTCAAGGGAGGCCAGCGAGATTTTGAACAGCATGCTGGTCTCGCAGCCGGAGGTGGACATTGAGCGGGAAAAGGAGCGCCTAGCCTTGGCCCAGCCAACGTCTTCGGCTCACGATGCCAGTGAGGTCGCTTCCCCGCCTGTGGTTCCTACACAAAGGAGCCGACAGGACCACTCGAGCAAACGCGAAAAGCACACCAAGTTTGGCGAGTATATCCTAGGAAACACCATAGGAGAGGGTGAGTTCGGCAAGGTCAAGCTGGGCTGGAAGTCAGAAGGCGGAGTGCAG GTTGCAATCAAGCTCATTAAGAAGGATGCACTCGGCAGCAACCCCAACAGGATGCAAAAGATCATGCGAGAGGTTTCTATTCTAAAACAACTAACACATCCCAACATCGTTCGTCTTCACAAGATGGAGGAGTCCGAGAGGCATTTCGGTATAATTCTCGAGTATGCCTCAGGTGGCGAACTGTTTGACTACATTCTCAACAACCGCTACTTGAAAGACAACGCTGCACGTCGTTTATTTGCGCAGCTCGTATCCGGTGTCGGCTATCTGCATAAGAAGGGCATTGTACATCGCGACCTCAAGTTGGAGAATCTCCTCCTTGACCGCAACCGAAATATTATCATTACAGACTTCGGCTTCGCCAACACGTTTGACCCCGCTTTGGAGTTgaccgaggaggaagaggccgGGCTTTCCAACCGCGAGTTTGTCAAGCGTCTAGGGCTGGACAAGATAGGTGCCAACGGCTCCAGGAAAGGCGATCTGATGCAGACGAGCTGTGGCAGCCCTTGCTACGCTGCCCCAGAACTGGTGGTCAGTGACTCCCTCTACACCGGCCGCAAGGTCGATGTCTGGAGTTGTGGAGTCATCTTG TACGCCATGCTTGCCGGATACCTTCCCTTCGACGACGATCCTGCCAACCCCGAGGGCGACAATATCAACCTTCTCTACAAATACATTGTCAGCACACCATTAACATTCCCCGAATACGTCACACCGCATGCCAAAGATTTGCTCAGGCGCATATTGGTCCCCGATCCCCGTCGTCGAGCCGACTTGTTTGAGGTGGCCAGGCACAGTTGGCTGAGTGAGTATGCCCATGTTGTTGAGTTCATCACCAGCAGCACAACGACGCACACCGAGATCCAAAATACCACGGTACCGGCCGAGGACAGCGAGAACCCGAACTTGGCGCGTAGTGCGTCAGTCAGAGAGGCCTCGAGGAGGACGCCCGTTTCACCTACAATTGGCGGCTTGGCCTCGAAGCAGGGTGGTATCGACCAGGAAACCGAGTACGCAGCGCGACAACAAAAGGACAACAAGAGAAGGACCGTGCAGGTTGAGTATGTGGCACCTACGACACAGACTCAGAGAGGCGAGCCTGCCCAGCAGCAGGCTACTTCTGGCAAGACTCGGGCACGATCAGGCAGCGAGGGACCCGTCGAGGTCGACCCCAGGTTGTCAAGCGACAAGCCGCTACCCAGGGATCCGCCGGTTTCCAAGGAATCATACTCCAAGCCGTCAGTCCGCGGCGATCCTCGGAAACCACCAAGCAGCCACCGCAACCAGCCTTCCATCTCACGACCCCCGCAGAGTGGACGTGTTCCTTCTGATTCTTACGTGACCACTATGGCTCCAGGAAGCAGACCGGGTACCAGCGGATCTATGAACACGGCAGGAGCGCGGCCCGTCGCAGGAGCCAGTCGGTCGTCATATGGGCAGCCGCTACCACCAACGGTGGCTGGCACAAATGTGCACGGCAGAATACAGCAACCGACGGACCAGCAGTCCGAGTTTGGTCGGCCTAGCGCGGGCGGTGTTCCGTCCAAGTTTGCGCATGTTCCAGGTGTCGCTGGCCATGACCAGCCGGACAGCCGCGAGGGAAGTGCAAAGGGTCATCGGCGGTCTAACACTCTGGGCGAGATTACGGGCAAGATGTTTGGGCGCAGTGGGAGCATCTTTGGTAATAAGAACCGCAAGAGCTCCAAGGTGGACCAGCCGCAGACGCCTACGGAGGCCAAGAACAGGGATAGCAGAAAGTACCCGCCAGTCAGCATGTCGGCAGCACCGAATCCCAACGGCGAATACGAGCCACGGAAGAGCGTCGACTCCAAGCGGTCACGGCGATCTTTCTCATTTGGACTCGGGCCGAGGAAGAAGAGTGGCAGCATCCACAATGGCTCACAGACGTCGGTTGATAAGCAAAACAAGCGGTTTTCGTTCATCCCTGGCTCGATCAGTCTCAAGGCAATTGGTATTGGCAAGGAGACCCCGCCAGGATCGACGCAGGGCGGGGGTAACGACAGCCAGGTGGACCTCGGCTACCAGCAGGAACACCTGCGAGAACCATACCGACCTGatagccagcagcagcatcagcggCAGCAAAGTCACTATGTGGACCAGCGGGTTAACGAACAGGACCTTGAGGCAGCCGGAATGGACGGCATGTACGCGCAGCTACACAGCCCCAGCGCTCCAACCTTTTCGACACAGCAGCCgcaccagcaacagcagcagcagcattacCCAGCGCACTACACCAGCGGGCAGTACGGGGACAGGCAGATGGCCACGGCAGTACCGGGCTACATGCAGTCGGGCGCACACCTGCAGACGTCGGAGTCGGAATCTTCAGTCAACATGCTCAGCCCCGAACAGCAGCAGTTTCAAGCACACGGGCTACGATCGGTCTCGGTTGACCACCACCAGAAGCTCATGGAGGCGCAGGGTGGACTGGGACCGGCGGGTAGGACAGGCAGCAGCGTAGGCGCGGACGGGAGACAGGCACGCGTGCTGCAGAAGAACAAGCGGTTCGTCGACGCCTACGACACTGATCATTCAGGCGGTGCCGACCATGCTGGCAGCAGTGGTGCAGCAAGAAGAGTGATGGACTTTTTCAGGCGAAGAGGGAAAGCCAGAGGTGGCGACGACAGGTGA
- a CDS encoding GPI-anchored wall transfer protein 1 encodes MSNLTASYKQQKEAFVSGHNGGSVAEILAVTGVAPVALVLWSVLQTRQSFFDPYTPIAFTVDLLLNIIAVLLATTLYAHAPVLLILLLAAPAVLLYGIPAANASRRRPKKPKPAEAQKQADVLSLKPFLTNYRGSMLALTCLAILAVDFPIFPRRFAKVETWGTSLMDIGVGSFVYSGGLVSARPVLREVASGKSTPLAQKLIYSLRHSFPLLVLGVIRLLSVKGLDYAEHVTEYGVHWNFFFTLGFLPPFVAILQPFLRIIPSYAVLCILLGVVYQVLLESTRLKAFILIAPRTDLISMNREGIFSFLGYLAIFFAGMDAGTYVLPRTLGSEPTGPSSARKKLLVRMGLRTALWTALYVFTTNFTYGQGLDVSRRMANLPYVLWTAWYNSALLMAFCVVEALFFPPTACYGNSSVNVSDGRAEKEAHNAATSRVLRAFNKNGLAVFLLANLLTGAVNMTLPTLTAGPLLAMGILVGYAVVVTGVAVILDAYNISIKL; translated from the exons ATGTCGAATTTGACAGCTAGCTACAAGCAGCAAAAAGAGGCTTTCGTCTCGGGACACAATGGCGGCTCTGTTGCCGAGATACTTGCCGTCACAGGCGTTGCTCCG GTTGCCCTCGTGCTCTGGTCCGTCCTGCAGACGCGCCAGTCATTTTTCGACCCATATACTCCCATAGCTTTTACTGTTGACTTACTCCTCAACATAATCGCTGTGCTGCTAGCAACAACTCTATATGCACATGCACCGGTTCTTCTCATATTATTACTCGCCGCCCCGGCCGTGCTTCTATATGGCATCCCCGCGGCAAATGCCTCCAGGCGCCGGCCCAAGAAGCCTAAGCCCGCCGAGGCGCAGAAGCAGGCAGATGTGCTCTCACTAAAGCCCTTTCTGACAAATTATCGCGGCAGCATGCTCGCCCTGACATGCCTAGCAATTCTAGCGGTTGATTTCCCCATCTTCCCCCGTCGCTTCGCCAAGGTCGAGACATGGGGCACGTCTCTGATGGATATAGGCGTGGGCTCTTTCGTCTATTCAGGAGGTCTTGTTTCGGCTCGTCCAGTTTTGCGGGAGGTTGCCAGCGGCAAATCAACACCGCTTGCGCAGAAACTGATATACAGCCTTCGCCactcgtttccgcttttggTTCTCGGTGTGATCCGGCTACTGTCCGTCAAGGGACTGGACTATGCAGAGCACGTCACTGAGTATGGCGTGCACTGGAACTTTTTCTTCACTTTGGGATTTCTTCCGCCTTTCGTGGCCATTCTGCAGCCTTTCCTGCGCATAATACCTTCATACGCCGTCCTCTGCATTCTCCTAGGCGTCGTCTACCAAGTACTGCTTGAAAGTACCCGACTCAAAGCCTTCATCCTGATCGCCCCGCGTACGGACCTGATATCCATGAACAGGGAGGGCATCTTCAGCTTCTTGGGGTACCTGGCAATCTTCTTTGCCGGCATGGATGCCGGCACCTACGTTCTCCCTCGGACGCTAGGCAGCGAGCCCACAGGTCCCTCGAGTGCGCGGAAGAAGCTGCTCGTGAGGATGGGCTTGCGGACAGCGCTCTGGACCGCGCTCTACGTCTTCACAACAAATTTCACCTATGGCCAGGGTCTGGATGTGTCCCGCCGCATGGCGAATTTGCCGTACGTGTTGTGGACCGCTTGGTACAACTCGGCACTGCTGATGGCGTTTTGCGTCGTCGAGGCACTTTTCTTCCCCCCTACAGCCTGCTACGGGAACAGCAGCGTCAACGTCTCGGACGGGAGGGCTGAGAAGGAGGCGCATAATGCCGCCACGAGCCGCGTACTGCGTGCTTTCAACAAGAACGGGCTGGCCGTCTTCTTGTTGGCAAACCTGCTGACTGGAGCCGTTAACATGACTCTTCCTACGTTGACCGCCGGTCCCCTGCTTGCGATGGGAATCTTGGTGGGGTATGCTGTGGTCGTcacgggggttgcagtgatcTTGGATGCTTATAATATCTCGATCAAGCTGTAG